One Streptomyces zhihengii genomic window, TGTCGTTGGCGCAACGCGCCAAAAGTCCCTTCTGGTTGATGTGGTCTCGCAGCGCCCGTCGGGTGCGGGTCGGCACGTCCTCGTCGCCCATCGAGGCCGCGTCGAATGCGGCCGGAATTGCGATCTCCGTCTTGTAGAGGTCGGCGATATCGAGGACGAACGACCGCTCATGTCCCGAGTGTACGAATCCCAGTCCGGGGGAGCAGCCGAGTGCGGCCACCACGGCGTGAGCTACGCCGTACATGCACTGGGCGGCTGCTGTGACTCCCTGGTTGGGGGCGTCTGCGGCAGCGAAGTCGCCGTGGTGGTATTCGCGCCGGACCCAGCGGACGCCGGTACGTTCGGATTCTCGCCGGTAGCACTCCTTGACCTGTCGGCCTTCCATCCGCAGTAGGTCGTCTCGGGTGCACCCGGCGGTGTCCTCGCCGGGGAAGCGCATGCGGTACATCTCCCGGGCTACTTCCACGCGGGTACGCCGGTTGGCCCAGGCTTTGGCCTGCGCCTCCAACAAGCCGGACGAGCGGGTGAGCCCCCGGCCGCCAGCGTAGAAGCGCACGCCGTGCTCTCCGACCCAAATCACGGCGGCGCCGCTTTCTCCGAGTAGTGCCATCGCCTGATGGGTGACGCGCGTGCCGGGGCCCAGCAGAAGCGTGCCGATGGTCGCCGAGGGTATGTGGGTCACCCCGTCAGCATCGGTGGCGGTGACGGCGTTGTCGTCCCGGTGGACGGTGCAGCGCTCCAGGTAGAGGAAGGAGGTGCGGTCGCTCACCCGGGTGAGTTCGCGCGGGGAGGACAGGGCGCGTTTGCTTACAGTGCTCATGACGTTGCCCTACCGCACCGGTGCGAGGGTCATGAGGCCGCACCCGTAGGCCTTTGACTTTCCCATTCCGTGGGTCAGTGTGCGGCGGAAGGCGGCGAGGTCGGTGATGCGCAGTTGGCCGTCGAAGGTGGCTCGGGTGAAGCGCACGTCTGCGCCCGGGCTGGAGCTGGTTTCGCGGCGGCTCTTTGAGCGCTCCGCGCGTTGTGGGAAGCGTACTGGTGTGCGTTCGTGGACGACGAGTTGGTAGCGCCACTGCATCGGAGGCTCTTCGGCTCCCGCGTCGGCCTTCGTGTCGTTGTCGGTGGGGGCCTGTTCGTTGGGGAGGACTTCGAATCCGGCTCGTTCCTGGTGTTTGATCAGCCAGCCGATCTGGTGTCCTACTGTCATGTGGGGTGCCCGCTTGGTGGGGGAGCCGGGCGGGTCCTGTTCGCGACGGATGTAATGCAGGGGGTTGGCGGTGAGCCGGAATGCCCACTCGCCGCCCGCTGCGAGCTTGTTCAGAAACTCCCCGTAGGCGAAGGTGGTCCATCCTTCGGTGCCCAAGGTGGGCCAGCCGGCTTGCTCGGCGAGGTGGGTGAGGTCGGGGCGGTCGGGGCTTGAAATGAGCAGGTTGATGCGGTTGGTCGGGGCCTGGTCGAGGCGCCACAGCACCCGGGGTCCGTTGCCGTCGCGGGGCGGGGGCTTGGGGAACGCCATGTCGACGGCTCCGTGCAGGCGCTGAGGCGAGGCGAGGAGTGCACGGGCGCTGGAGCGGGATGTGTTGATGCGGAAGCGGGTCAGGTACATCGGCGGGTCCTAGAAGTCGTCCGTGGCGAGGGGCGGAGCAGGCGAGTCGTGCCGCGCGGTCGGGGCCGGCCGCAGGTGGGCTGTCGGATCGTGGACAGGAGCCGAGGCTGTTGCGTGCCTGGCCTGTATGCCGCGCATCGCGTAGCGGCGGTGGCTCGGGTTGTAGCTGAGGGGGGTGTCGCGGAGTTGGATGTCGGGGGTGTCCTGCGGCGGGCAGTCCAGAAGCATGTTCAGTTCCGCGGGTGGCTGTTCGCGCGGTGGCCGGTGGCTGAGCGGGCCCCGGCCTCCCTGCCAGGGGGTGTTGCGGAGTGCATCCTCGAGCGGAAGGCTGCTGAGGGAGGCGTTGTCCTGCAGGAGCAGTGGGTGCGACGGCGGGCACGAGCGGCGTCCCAGGTAGGGAAGGAACCGCGGCGCATCGACGGCGGTGTACAG contains:
- the cas5e gene encoding type I-E CRISPR-associated protein Cas5/CasD; the encoded protein is MTTLLLRLAGPLQSWGASARFVQRTTENAPTKSGVLGLLAGAEGRPRDADLSDLAALRFGVRIDRPGSRIRDFHTAENRDTGRALPLSDRYYLADAVFLAGVEGEDTFIRRLYTAVDAPRFLPYLGRRSCPPSHPLLLQDNASLSSLPLEDALRNTPWQGGRGPLSHRPPREQPPAELNMLLDCPPQDTPDIQLRDTPLSYNPSHRRYAMRGIQARHATASAPVHDPTAHLRPAPTARHDSPAPPLATDDF
- the cas1e gene encoding type I-E CRISPR-associated endonuclease Cas1e; amino-acid sequence: MSTVSKRALSSPRELTRVSDRTSFLYLERCTVHRDDNAVTATDADGVTHIPSATIGTLLLGPGTRVTHQAMALLGESGAAVIWVGEHGVRFYAGGRGLTRSSGLLEAQAKAWANRRTRVEVAREMYRMRFPGEDTAGCTRDDLLRMEGRQVKECYRRESERTGVRWVRREYHHGDFAAADAPNQGVTAAAQCMYGVAHAVVAALGCSPGLGFVHSGHERSFVLDIADLYKTEIAIPAAFDAASMGDEDVPTRTRRALRDHINQKGLLARCANDIKILLRYEGPGKHGASPDEGPDADRVGIQTDNGRLLASGRNYGDEPIW
- the cas6e gene encoding type I-E CRISPR-associated protein Cas6/Cse3/CasE codes for the protein MYLTRFRINTSRSSARALLASPQRLHGAVDMAFPKPPPRDGNGPRVLWRLDQAPTNRINLLISSPDRPDLTHLAEQAGWPTLGTEGWTTFAYGEFLNKLAAGGEWAFRLTANPLHYIRREQDPPGSPTKRAPHMTVGHQIGWLIKHQERAGFEVLPNEQAPTDNDTKADAGAEEPPMQWRYQLVVHERTPVRFPQRAERSKSRRETSSSPGADVRFTRATFDGQLRITDLAAFRRTLTHGMGKSKAYGCGLMTLAPVR